From one Kwoniella dejecticola CBS 10117 chromosome 2, complete sequence genomic stretch:
- a CDS encoding flap endonuclease 1 has product MGIKGLTALLSEHAPRCMKDHEMKTLFGRKVAIDASMSIYQFLIAVRQQDGQMLMNESGDVTSHLMGFFYRTIRMVDHGIKPCYIFDGKPPELKGNVLAKRFARREEAKEGEEEARETGTAEDIDKLARRQVRVTKEHNEECKRLLALMGIPVVTAPGEAEAQCAELAKTGKVYAAGSEDMDTLTFRTPILLRHLTFSEAKKMPISEINLDIALEDLEMTMDQFIELCILLGCDYLEPCKGIGPKTALKLLREHNGLAGVVEFVRGKMAEKEQENQAIASSQHDEDDSDRESEEGGGGMMVNSDGEEIPVSSPVKKSPAKKKKKVTSSGMQIPEHWPWEEAKKVFLAPDVVKGDDLELEWKAPDVEGLVEFLCRDKGFNEDRVRAGASKLAKMLAAKQQGRLDGFFTVKPKDGGNAKPAAGGKRKGDEKDKGGAKKKGKK; this is encoded by the exons ATGGGTAtcaaag GCCTTACTGCTCTCCTGTCGGAGCATGCTCCGCGATGTATGAAGGATCACGAGATGAAGACT CTCTTCGGGAGGAAAGTAGCCATCGATGCGTCTAT GTCAATCTACCAATTCCTCATTGCAGTCCGTCAACAAGATGGTcagatgttgatgaatgaGAGTGGGGATGTGACGAG TCATTTGATGGGTTTCTTTTACCGTACGATTCGAATGGTAGATCACGGTATAAAACCTTGTTATATATTCGATGGAAAACCGCCTGAATTGAAGGGCAACGTG CTCGCCAAGCGTTTCGCacgaagggaagaagccaaagaaggagaggaagaagctcgagAGACTG GTACCGCCGAGGATATCGATAAGCTTGCGAGGAGACAAGTGAGAGTCACGAAAGAACACAACGAGGAGTGCAAGAGATTATTAGCGTTGATGGGTATACCAGTCGTAACG GCGccaggagaagcggaagcgcAATGCGCTGAGTTGGCTAAGACCGGGAAA GTCTACGCGGCAGGATCAGAAGATATGGATACCCTCACTTTCCGCACGCccatcctccttcgtcatctcaccttctccgaAGCCAAGAAAATGCCTATCTCGGAGATCAATCTGGATATAGCGTTAGAAGACCTTGAAATGACGATGGACCAG TTTATCGAGTTATGTATCTTGTTGGGATGCGATTACCTCGAGCCATGTAAAGGTATCGGACCCAAGACCGCTCTCAAGCTCTTGAGGGAACATAACGGTTTGGCAGGAGTGGTGGAATTTGTCCGAGGGAAGATGGCAGAAAAGGAACAAGAGAATCAAGCTATAGCGTCCTCTCAGcatgatgaggacgattcAGATCGGGAAAGCGAggaaggtggtggaggtATGATGGTCAACTCTGATGGAGAGGAGATACCAGTATCGAGTCCGGTGAAGAAGTCACcagcaaagaagaagaagaaggtcacgAGTTCGGGTATGCAGATTCCGGAACATTGGCCGTgggaggaagcgaagaaagtcTTCTTAGCGCCGGATGTGGTCAAGGGGGATGATCTGGAG CTCGAATGGAAAGCACCggatgttgaggggttgGTAGAGTTCTTGTGTCGAGACAAGGGATTCAA TGAGGATAGGGTGCGAGCGGGAGCATCAAAATTGGCAAAGATGTTAGCTGCCAAACAGCAAGGTCGATTAGATGGTTTCTTCACTGTGAAACCTAAAGATGGAGGCAATGCGAAACCCGCAGCgggtggaaagaggaaaggcgacgagaaggataaaggtggagccaagaagaagggcaagaagtAG
- a CDS encoding homocitrate synthase, mitochondrial — translation MCPPPDQPVTANGSGNGKEEMVPIVNDGPHISSSTNGQVKKMNENVAEQPPAVKSHKGLYGRASDFLSNTSNWSIIESTLREGEQFANAFFTLETKIKIAKMLDEFGVEYIELTSPAASPESKAHCEAICKLGLKKTKILTHIRCHMDDARLAVETGVDGVDVVIGTSSFLREHSHGKDMTWITKTAIEVIEFVKSKGIEIRFSSEDSFRSELVDLLSIYRTVDKIHVNRVGVADTVGCADPRQVYDLVRTLRGVVSCDIECHFHNDTGCSIANAYAALEAGATHIDTSILGIGERNGITPLGGLIARMMVADPEYVKGKYNLSMLRELENVVAEAVEISVPFNNYITGFCAFTHKAGIHAKAILANPSTYEILNPADFGMTRYVSIGHRLTGWNAVKSRVEQLNLNLTDDQVKDATAKIKELADVRTQSMEDVDMILRIYHTGIQTGDLKVGQSAVLDKLLEKHMPSRDASPNGSANGNKRARIEGATA, via the exons ATGTGCCCACCGCCTGATCAACCAGTGACTGCCAAcggaagtggaaatggaaaggaagagatggtccCCATTGTGAATGATGGACCGCACATCTCGTCCTCGACAAATGGCCAggtcaagaagatgaatgagaatgTAGCTGAACAGCCCCCTGCGGTCAAGTCGCATAAGGGTTTATACGGTCGAGCTTCTGATTTCTTGAGTAATACCTCGAACTGGAGT ATCATTGAATCTACCCTTCGAG AGGGTGAACAATTCGCCAATGCTTTCTTCACACTtgagaccaagatcaagatcgccaagat GCTTGACGAGTTTGGTGTCGAATACATTGAACTGACCTCCCCTGCCGCCTCCCCTGAATCCAAGGCACACTGTGAAGCTATCTGCAAGTTGGGTCtcaagaagaccaagatcttGACTCACATCAGATGTCACATGGACGACGCTCGATTGGCCGTTGAGACCG GTGTGgacggtgttgatgttgtcATTGGAacatcatcgttcttgagAGAACACTCCCATGGAAAGGACATGACATGGATTACCAAGACCGCtatcgaagtcatcgaaTTCGTCAAGTCCAAGGGTATCGAGATCCGATTCTCGTCTGAAGATTCTTTCCGATCCGAATTGGTCGACCTGTTGTCCATCTACCGAACCGTAGACAAGATTCACGTCAACCGTGTGGGTGTGGCCGATACCGTCGGATGCGCCGATCCCAGACAAGTGTACGATTTGGTCAGAACTCTCCGAGGTGTTGTTAGCTGTGATATCGAATGTCATTTCCACAATGATACCGGCTGTT CCATCGCCAACGCATACGCTGCGCTTGAAGCCGGTGCTACCCACATTGACACTTCCATT CTCGGTATCGGAGAACGAAATGGTATCACCCCTCTTGGTGGTCTGATCGCCAGAATGATGGTTGCCGACCCAGAATACGTCAAGGGCAAGTACAACTTGTCCATGTTGAGAGAATTGGAGAACGTTGTTGCCGAGGCCGTCGAGATCTCTGTTCCATT CAACAACTACATCACTGGTTTCTGCGCTTTCACCCACAAGGCTGGTATCCACGCCAAGGCCATTCTTGCTAATCCATCGACTTACGAAATCTTGAACCCTGCTGATTTCGGTATGACTCGATATGTGTCCATTGG TCACCGATTGACAGGATGGAACGCCGTCAAGTCCCGAGTCGAGCAATTGAACCTCAACTTGACAGACGATCAAGTCAAGGACGCTAccgccaagatcaaggaattggCAGATGTACGAACCCAatcgatggaagatgtcgatatgATCTTACGTATCTACCACACCGGTATCCAGACTGGTGATCTCAAGGTCGGACAATCTGCCGTCTTGGACAAGTTGCTCGAGAAGCACATGCCCTCGAGAGACGCCTCGCCCAACGGGTCTGCGAACGGAAACAAGAGAGCTAGAATCGAAGGTGCTACTGCTTAG